A region from the Mucilaginibacter sp. CSA2-8R genome encodes:
- a CDS encoding molybdopterin-dependent oxidoreductase: MEMPENTDQQQPKEVELFDARKANRRTFISSLTLLAGGAFAYWSWDKLYHAPKETAADATAGARAPLRKFLDINGELAESAVSPDHLSKTYPKIMAAKKPRVNGDIGIKGNAVEDWALTVYKNTSESFKITLDEFKKLPKTEFAFEFKCVEGWSQISHWGGVKFSDFVKHYNLTEQSTMAYVGMNTPDKKYYVGIDMPSAMHPQTLLCYEVSGQPLPPEHGAPLRLIIPTKYGIKNLKRIGNIFFSNERPPDYWAELGYDYFSGL, from the coding sequence GAATTGTTTGATGCACGTAAAGCAAATCGGCGCACTTTTATATCATCTTTAACGCTGCTGGCCGGCGGTGCTTTTGCTTATTGGAGTTGGGATAAGTTGTATCACGCCCCTAAAGAAACAGCCGCCGATGCTACCGCAGGCGCCCGTGCCCCTTTAAGAAAGTTTTTAGACATCAACGGCGAATTAGCCGAAAGTGCTGTAAGCCCGGATCATTTATCTAAGACATATCCCAAAATCATGGCGGCTAAAAAGCCCCGGGTAAACGGCGACATTGGTATTAAGGGAAACGCCGTTGAGGACTGGGCATTAACCGTTTATAAAAACACCTCCGAAAGCTTTAAAATCACCCTGGACGAATTCAAGAAACTACCCAAAACTGAGTTTGCATTTGAATTTAAATGCGTGGAAGGCTGGAGCCAGATTAGCCATTGGGGGGGCGTCAAATTCAGTGATTTTGTAAAACATTATAATCTGACTGAACAATCAACCATGGCGTACGTGGGGATGAACACTCCCGACAAAAAATACTATGTTGGTATTGATATGCCGAGCGCTATGCACCCGCAAACGCTGCTTTGTTACGAAGTTAGCGGGCAGCCGTTACCACCTGAGCATGGTGCGCCTTTGCGGCTCATCATCCCTACCAAATACGGCATCAAGAACTTAAAGCGGATTGGCAATATATTTTTCAGTAACGAGCGCCCACCCGATTACTGGGCCGAACTGGGGTATGATTACTTTTCGGGATTGTAG
- a CDS encoding dienelactone hydrolase family protein, with protein sequence MYTHSIQYKTAGTPAAQAKGALVMLHGRGGTAVNIISLAQELDAEGLAIYAPEATNNSWYPYSFMAPEDENQPALSSALDVIDQLVNKIKADGIPADRIYFMGFSQGACLTLEYIARNAQAYGGAIAFTGGLIGEELLPERYQGNFENTPVLITTGNPDPHVPLHRVEESVALLQKLGAQVTLKVYPGRLHTITMPEIELANELLSGKSA encoded by the coding sequence ATGTATACACACAGCATTCAATATAAAACAGCCGGCACTCCGGCGGCACAAGCCAAAGGGGCGCTGGTAATGCTGCACGGCCGCGGCGGTACGGCAGTCAACATAATTAGCCTAGCCCAAGAGCTGGATGCAGAGGGTTTGGCTATTTACGCTCCCGAAGCTACTAATAACAGCTGGTACCCATATAGCTTTATGGCGCCCGAAGATGAGAATCAACCGGCGTTAAGTTCGGCACTGGACGTGATTGACCAACTGGTTAATAAAATTAAGGCGGACGGAATACCGGCTGATCGCATTTACTTTATGGGGTTTTCGCAGGGAGCTTGTTTAACGCTTGAATACATTGCACGTAATGCGCAGGCCTATGGAGGCGCTATTGCCTTTACCGGCGGACTGATCGGCGAAGAGTTATTGCCTGAACGTTATCAGGGAAATTTTGAGAATACCCCGGTGTTAATTACCACCGGCAACCCTGATCCGCATGTGCCGCTGCACCGGGTAGAAGAAAGTGTAGCCTTACTCCAGAAGTTGGGTGCGCAGGTTACGCTCAAAGTTTATCCGGGCCGACTACACACCATTACCATGCCCGAGATTGAATTGGCTAACGAATTGCTCTCGGGTAAGTCTGCTTAA
- a CDS encoding GNAT family N-acetyltransferase yields MNFDSIPLVNHESLNHFELTVKGQLAFIDYKLKDNKIYLIHTEVPETLRGTGSAEAIVSKALHFIEDHQLKLVPLCSYVQVYLKRHPEWNRLLA; encoded by the coding sequence ATGAACTTCGACAGCATTCCTTTAGTTAACCATGAGTCCTTAAATCACTTTGAGCTAACCGTTAAGGGGCAACTGGCGTTTATAGATTATAAACTCAAAGACAATAAAATATACCTCATTCATACCGAGGTGCCCGAAACATTGAGGGGCACGGGTAGTGCCGAGGCTATAGTGAGCAAGGCTCTTCATTTCATTGAGGATCATCAACTAAAACTGGTGCCGCTATGTTCTTATGTACAGGTTTATTTAAAGCGCCATCCGGAATGGAACAGGTTATTAGCTTAA
- a CDS encoding ATP-binding protein, with product MEQVTVSWLQTIEALQGVPDEQLQWLIDHSVLQNLNDGDYIFKRDEPLSGTFFIFLGKLRIYRLQNGVRTELVTLHEREITGFLPYSRGKIAFGDGVAVGKTLIMTLPVDQCPELIKTYYELTQALVSIMSNRVRDSTAMMQQNEKMMALGKLSAGLAHELNNPASSIVRNAASLKKHLQSQPDLFAKLVAVHMDADRIGMVKAEITRILDRDNTIRLSLRERSQLESDMAEWLDDYQIANPDEIAENLVSYGFSIDDLGSICRHMTAEAATPVFEWIHDTLLSAKMVADIHDASQRIASLITSIKTFTHMDRGQDKQFTPVETGLRNTLTMLGHKLKESKIKVVEQYDAALPPVNMLVGELNQVWTNLIDNAIDAMEVNSGGTLTIKTRKDRDYAEVIIADDGPGIPDEIQNRIFDPFFTTKSMGKGTGMGLEVVQRIIKQQHHGSIKVNSQPGHTEFVICIPINNR from the coding sequence ATGGAGCAAGTTACGGTAAGCTGGTTACAAACAATCGAGGCGTTGCAGGGAGTACCAGATGAGCAACTGCAATGGCTGATAGATCATAGCGTATTACAGAACTTAAACGACGGCGACTATATCTTTAAACGCGATGAGCCGCTGAGTGGTACCTTCTTTATTTTTTTAGGTAAGCTGCGCATTTATCGGCTGCAAAATGGTGTGCGCACCGAACTCGTTACCCTTCATGAGCGCGAAATTACCGGCTTTTTACCTTACTCAAGAGGCAAAATAGCTTTTGGTGATGGGGTGGCTGTGGGGAAAACCTTAATCATGACGCTTCCGGTTGATCAATGTCCTGAACTCATTAAAACTTATTATGAGCTTACCCAGGCATTGGTAAGCATCATGAGTAACCGGGTACGCGACTCAACTGCTATGATGCAGCAGAACGAAAAAATGATGGCCTTAGGTAAGCTTTCGGCCGGCTTGGCACACGAGCTAAACAATCCGGCATCATCTATTGTACGTAATGCAGCCTCATTAAAAAAACATTTGCAATCGCAACCCGACTTGTTTGCCAAACTGGTAGCTGTACATATGGATGCTGACCGTATTGGTATGGTGAAGGCGGAAATTACTCGTATTTTAGACCGTGATAATACTATCCGTTTAAGCCTGCGCGAGCGCAGTCAACTGGAAAGTGACATGGCCGAATGGCTGGACGACTACCAGATCGCCAACCCCGATGAGATTGCTGAAAACCTGGTAAGTTATGGATTTAGTATAGACGACTTAGGCAGTATTTGCCGCCATATGACTGCTGAAGCTGCAACGCCAGTATTTGAGTGGATACATGATACCTTGCTGTCGGCTAAAATGGTTGCAGATATTCATGATGCTTCGCAACGTATCGCTTCCTTAATTACTTCAATAAAAACCTTTACCCACATGGATAGGGGACAAGACAAGCAATTTACCCCCGTCGAGACCGGCTTGCGCAATACGCTTACTATGTTGGGGCATAAATTAAAGGAGAGCAAGATAAAAGTAGTGGAGCAGTATGATGCCGCATTGCCGCCCGTTAACATGTTGGTAGGAGAGCTTAACCAGGTTTGGACTAACCTGATTGATAATGCCATTGATGCTATGGAAGTAAACAGCGGCGGCACCCTAACTATAAAAACCCGAAAAGACCGCGACTATGCTGAGGTCATTATCGCGGATGATGGTCCGGGCATCCCCGACGAAATCCAAAACCGCATCTTCGATCCATTTTTTACTACCAAATCAATGGGCAAAGGTACGGGTATGGGGCTTGAGGTTGTACAGCGTATTATTAAGCAGCAGCACCACGGCTCCATTAAAGTGAACAGCCAACCGGGGCACACCGAATTTGTTATTTGTATACCTATTAACAATCGCTAA
- a CDS encoding FAD-dependent oxidoreductase — MSRPIIIAIDDDVQVLRAITRDLRQQYGKEYKIINTESANEALETLVEMKNAGDVVALFISDQRMPEMPGVDFLQKAMQIYPNAKRVLLTAYSDTDAAIKAINDVQLDYYLMKPWDPPEDKLYPVINDLLDDWHVDYTPEFKGIKLMGYQFSPQSHVVKDYLSSNLIPYQWLDVERNEEAKKLFAVNKLTNDNLPVIIYEDGTCQQRPTINQIAEKLGISPQLTNQIYDVVIIGAGPAGLAASVYGASEGLRTLLIERKAPGGQAGSSSRIENYLGFPAGLSGADLTHRAISQARRLGAEFLSPRTVHDIQEREGYKYIILDDGSEIISRSIVITTGVDYRKLEVPGIDQFTGAGIYYGAAMTEAAACKDKPVYIIGGGNSAGQAAMYLSKFAKQVNIVIRRESLEATMSAYLIEQIANTPNITILPYTEVIEAKGHNCLEELTLVNVNTRETVTEKATALYIFIGAKPYTDWVQMGIIKNKGNFIETGRDLNGREGFAKNWKLKRDPYLLETSCPGIFAAGDVRAGAMNRVASAVGEGSMAISFVHKYLADV; from the coding sequence ATGAGTCGCCCTATAATAATTGCTATTGATGACGATGTACAGGTATTGCGAGCCATTACCCGCGATTTGCGGCAGCAATACGGTAAAGAATATAAGATTATAAACACCGAGTCGGCCAACGAAGCGTTGGAAACGTTGGTGGAAATGAAAAACGCAGGCGACGTGGTGGCCTTGTTCATCAGCGATCAGCGCATGCCCGAAATGCCCGGCGTAGATTTTTTACAAAAAGCCATGCAGATATATCCTAACGCTAAGCGGGTATTATTAACTGCATATTCAGATACTGACGCCGCCATCAAGGCCATTAATGATGTGCAGCTGGACTATTACTTAATGAAGCCTTGGGATCCGCCCGAGGATAAGCTATACCCGGTGATTAATGATTTGCTGGACGACTGGCATGTGGATTATACACCGGAATTTAAGGGTATTAAGTTAATGGGTTATCAATTTTCGCCGCAATCGCACGTAGTTAAAGATTACCTGAGCAGTAACCTCATCCCATACCAATGGCTGGATGTAGAGCGTAACGAAGAGGCAAAAAAACTATTTGCCGTTAATAAATTAACTAACGATAACTTGCCGGTAATAATTTATGAAGATGGTACCTGCCAGCAACGACCAACGATTAACCAGATTGCCGAAAAATTGGGTATTAGCCCACAGCTAACTAACCAGATTTACGACGTGGTGATTATTGGTGCAGGCCCTGCCGGATTAGCTGCATCAGTTTACGGTGCGTCCGAAGGTTTACGTACCCTATTGATTGAGCGTAAAGCGCCGGGCGGTCAGGCTGGGTCAAGCTCTCGTATAGAAAACTATTTAGGTTTTCCGGCTGGTTTGAGTGGCGCCGACTTAACACATCGCGCTATTAGTCAAGCCAGGCGTTTAGGTGCGGAGTTTTTATCGCCCCGAACGGTACACGACATTCAGGAGCGCGAAGGGTATAAGTATATTATTTTAGATGATGGATCTGAAATCATCAGCCGTTCAATCGTCATCACTACCGGGGTAGATTACCGGAAATTGGAAGTGCCCGGAATAGACCAGTTTACCGGTGCCGGTATATATTATGGTGCCGCCATGACGGAGGCCGCGGCATGTAAAGACAAGCCTGTATATATCATTGGCGGAGGCAACTCGGCCGGACAGGCGGCTATGTATCTGTCTAAATTTGCTAAACAGGTAAACATTGTTATCCGTCGTGAGAGTTTGGAAGCAACTATGTCGGCTTATTTAATTGAGCAGATTGCCAACACGCCAAATATCACCATATTACCTTACACAGAGGTGATTGAAGCTAAAGGCCATAATTGCCTGGAAGAACTGACACTCGTCAATGTAAACACCCGCGAAACGGTTACTGAAAAGGCAACCGCGCTTTACATCTTTATCGGCGCCAAGCCTTATACCGATTGGGTACAGATGGGCATCATCAAAAACAAAGGGAATTTTATAGAAACCGGCCGTGATTTGAACGGACGCGAAGGCTTTGCCAAAAACTGGAAATTAAAACGTGACCCTTATCTGCTCGAAACCAGTTGCCCCGGCATATTTGCCGCCGGTGATGTACGGGCCGGAGCCATGAACCGGGTTGCCTCTGCCGTAGGCGAAGGTTCCATGGCTATTAGCTTTGTTCACAAATACCTGGCGGATGTTTAG